The genomic region gtattacagaacgtatgtgtgatgggatgactgtttctaaaacacgattggaaaaattttgctcgataaaaaaaaatcctgaagttatctctaaaatatcatataaatgctcattacaaccgtattttacgataataattcgtataaaatcacaaatacataggtatttaccttgtcgatttcgtgactgttttagattttgaaaatactaaatattttcattcactttttgataaaaatgtgaatggcgcttacgatttttagtttcgagcacgttgattccatactaaacgcggaccccctcaccgcttacctcaggcccgaatagctgaattttcgctgaccgcctaaccccccttaagtatattaaacaatttttttaataattataaatcatatCCCGATGTACAAGTAACAAAAATTTGGTTTTAAAAtggaaaacataaacattcaattgtattattataacagaCTACAATTATAAATAGCTACAACGAAAATGCTAAAATGACTGAAGTTCTGGAAATTCACATCAAAACACGCTAGCACAATATTgttatgaaaacaatattagcAGAAACATCCTGTTTGaccattataatttatgtgtgttttcttaataatatacgaGTGCAATAATACCAGTATaaattctacataatatacatattcgACTAATTACAGAAAGTGAAAACTAAGCGAATAGAATACTATACTTTATTCTATGGGAGAAACTGACGCAAACAAATCAATGCATAAAAGAATGTCCATAATAAAGTTGTCCGCTTAGGGATTGATTCTTATTAGttctcacattatttttttaaaacaatcgCCTGGCCCTTCTTTTATTGTGAAGAATctatgtacataattatttggCTGTTTTATTAACTACTGCAacgattttcattttcatacattaaataaataacaataaaagagatattttaatatgaatactTGGGCGTGATATATAATCGACATCGAAGCCAAAAACAACagtctgtctgtttgtatgTCCGAGCTAAGCTCAAAATGTACTAAatggatttacttcaaattttaaatggatttacttcaaattttacatgaatattactaagaGATCAAgagactatattatataattacgatacgaccaataggagcgggtgaaaacataccggccgaattgataaccccctccttttttttgaagtcggttaaaaagttaGTAATAGTAATATGATAAACAAAATGGATACCGTACCTACCTCATCCAGTGGTGCGAGTTGTGTGCGGGCTGCGCCGGCTGGTGGGACTGTGTCGCCACCCTCTGGACCACCTGCACATtggaaacaaatattaaaaattcgtttattataataaattatagatcGTAATCATTTATAGCGAATCTTACTTTCGAAAAGAATGAGTGTTTCAGAATTTGAAATGTTAATTAGAGTccttagtttttattttcagtatcTCGACGAAATAAggcgtttttattttatgttttgttttataaaatgccgctaagacatttttttcacaaacatttaataaGCGTTAATCTAATTCTCACGGTACGTCAATACTTGCATCGTTTGCAGCCTACGCGTACTCTCATTTTGTTGTACCATTTGTTTTCGACGGTCATAACTTACCGCTCCACATATCTGTACCTGTTCAAGGCTGTAATGCATCCTCTACACTATttgcgaagttgaacgaggttagacgaatagaataatgtagagaggcaGTTCAgcttacttcgtccaactttacctcgccttggccgacttccgtttgttgtcggtttttgcgcccgagtcaaaggACACGAAGTTACCCGAAGTGcgttctgaatatgaacgaatgcgctcctcgcgaagttgaacgagtgtgtagCGTAGCACCGCGGACAGTCAACTTCAgccgagtacttcgccgaggaactACGCGAGTAGTATAGAGGAGGCATAAAAGGGCTGATAGACGTACGAACTTTAAAGGGGTGACAGACGtacgagtaagtacgcgaacttgtggctcgacgacctttttcgctcgtgtgtcaccccaagtacgcgtacttaaaaaccgtcgagtaagttcgttgacgatccaacatgtttgaaatcttactcgaagcccgccttggctcgcacgtctgtcaccgccgcgagccgagtaagtacgcgaactttaaaaccgcgactttaaagttcgtacgtctatcagcccttttaaagtcgcggttttaaagttcgcgtacttactcggcTCGCGGCGGTGACAGACGTGCGATCCAAGGCGGGCttcgagtaaaatttcaaacatgttggatcgtcaacgaacttactcgacggtctttaagtacgcgtacttggggtgacacacgagcgaaaaaggtcgtcgagccacaagttcgcgtacttactcgtaCGTCTGTCACCCCTCTAAGGAAATAAAGCTAGTACTTGCCTGTTGCACGAAGGCGCGCGTGAGGTGCGGCGCGCTGCGCTCGGCGAGCTCGAAGGCGCGTCGCAGCTCCTCGATCGCAGGCGCGCTGCCCGGCCCGTGCTTGCGGGATAGCTGCAATGtatcacattattattattaaacaacatatacatataataaatcgaTAGAAGACTGCGTGAAATCTGGACAACAGACATGTGGTCCAGATTTCACGAAAATTCTACGGGACGTATTTCgattaaactttttttgtcATAACATACGCTGTTATGTTACCGACCTATATAGGTCGGTCgcctataatttattttaaagaatataatttgaatttccgTACGCACTTATGAAGTCGAGGGTAAGAGagtattattgtattgaattAAGGAAAAATACGATATTTCACGTTTCAGTATGTACGCGAATACATCCGTTTGAGACAAAATTTGACCTACTGTCAACTTTCgtgaaattttaaagaatatatgtAAATCTAGTTCGAATGACTAATATATACGGTGTTATGATTACTGGACAAGactataaactaataatagaTTTAATCAGATTCTGACAATAATTCGAGACGTTATATATAAGTAAAGCACAACAGCAACATATTAAAAGATTATAtgaaaagatttatttttgttttttttttctatccttgCCTTTTTTTCTACCACCTAccattgtaatttaataagcTTGTTACCTTTTGCCCAggtgcctggaagagatcacttctaagtgataaggccgcctaataaactatactgtttttttttttgttctgtaTATTAGCAATAAGTTTTCTATGTATAGTTTTATtgaagagtaaataaataaataaaagacatttctttcttaaaaatattttcggtGTACTGGTTATGATTAAAAGTAATGTAACTGGATGaaatatatcaattaaatattaaaattgtaaaaatgttaataccTCATTGAGTAACGGGTAAATAAGTTGCTGTAGATAGGCGTGCCGTCGCACTTTGTTCTCTTCGTTATTTGATCCTCTGTGGTCCAACGGTGACGCCTGGAAATAATAGCAATAATATGGTGAGCAATTAATTCTTTTTCAGTGTTTATTACAGCGCATATAACTGTAACtttaataaacacaaaaatataactaaacaATTGGTATTTCAAATCTATAttgatatcattttattagcaaaaagttattattaactaaaatcACACACATCTACagtcacatttataatatgtatgaacCAATCaacaaatatcaaaaaacgttctcttttttttaatcattccAAATTCAAACGAAACACACATAAACCAGTCGAAAGATAAACGTTCCagtttcaaattttaaaaaatattccaaatTCAAACTCACTGGCTTATTATAAACGCCACTATCCCTATTGGCCGCGTGTTCCCGTTCGGTGCGCTCCTTCCTCTCCTCGCGCTCTCTATCTCTGTCCCTTTCCCTCTCCCGCTCGCGATCGCGCTCTCTGTCTCGCTCCTTCGTGCTTCTCTGTTCCACGGGAGTTGATACGATTGGCGACTGTCGAGACTGGAATAGAATGAGTTATatgttaaacattttaaattaattgattgaTATGTAGcgatattaaattaagattttatgTAAGGTTTTGTCAAATTAGTTAGAGCGGTGTCACACCGCAAAGATTTTCCGGTTTTGGTAAAACGAAATTAGCTAGCATGTATCTTTGCGTCGCTTAAACAACTGCTTGGTTGGTCGCATCGATTCTTTCCGCCTCGTCTCAGAGGTTGCAACTTGCAAGTACGATGCGGCGACGCAGCGCTTCGCCGTCACAAGTATGATGATGATAAGTATATGTTATATAATGCAACAACACCGCTCTGGCAATAAACCGCTACTGCTACGCCTCGTGTGTTTcagaaatttattaaacaaggGAGTCAGTAGGATGCGGGTGTGGTGAGAAATATGTTCACTGCATAAAGTGTACTAAAAAGCTTTCTGCATATTTATCGAGGTTCCAAATTCTACTGCAGCTTGTGCTTCGGCTATATGATGTATATACATACGGGCTGCTTGTCCTGCGTGTTATTGTTGAGCGGCCGCTCGGCGGGCGGCTCGTCGCGGATCAGCGCGCCGTTCTGCTTCGGCGCTGCGCCCGTTGGCGACGTTGGTGACGGGGGAGCTGAAACAgacatacaaattttaattaaaacttgcATGCTATTAATTCTATATCAAATtctaattgtaaaataaacccCCGTTTTCATCAGTCACATTTAACTATTACAATACCCACATCTCCCTCACACATTGTTTGTCCGTACATCGGATGGAATCATTTACCAAAGAGGAAGAACTTAACAAATCTAATAACTCACACGggaaaaaaacaaaagaaacaaCAAAGACAACTCACGCGGGTCATCGTGCACACGTCTCTTTTCATCATCGTGCACGCGCCGCTTCTCGTCGTCGTGTACGTGCGAGTTGGCGTGCGAGTGCGAGTTGGCATGCGAGTTGGCGTGCGAGTTGGCGTGCGAGTGCGCGTGCGAGTGCAACGCTCGCGCTCCGCCCGCTCCTCGCACTGTCATTATCCATGGCTCGTCCGCTTCGCTGTCGCCGCGACTCATGTCCTCGCTGTAATGTGAATATTCAAATTTAGTATGTCACATATATTCAAGCAtacatttattcaaaactagactttttttttgcaatgCATTTCACGGTTCAAATTAAGAAAGCAATTACCATCAGTTAACAATAGTCActgttaaaaaaagaaaactaatTTAGCAATAtgtatgaatttatatttcctttttaacaaaatttgtaTGTGGTTTGCAATTAATTATGATATACACATAATTACTCACAAAAATTCCTTAATAAATATGGCTgctttcattatttaaaaatgagtaCAACTTTAACCAGAACATATGTTTTCTACGAATTCAACAAAaagtttattgttaaaaacatGTAACAATTCAATACTCACGAGTCAGAGTTCTCAGATTCCGTTTCGCTCTCCTCGCTCCTCTGCGACTTCCATTTCTtatacctatctataagaTCCATTAGATACGAATTCTTTTTCGCCTTTCTGATGAATTGAAATTTTAGCAGCTCCTTTGCTGTCGGCCTCTGAAATATTACAAGTTTatctttaactttttttttatttatatgaaattatattgaGATGGAAACAGGATATACCTACTAATGACATTATTCTTTAATATGATCATGTCGTAGCATAGCATAAGTATgaattacataataacaaTGCGAACTATCAAACAAAATGCCACAGAAACTATAAATCccgataaaatattatgtacccaAAAGAAAAATTCCAGCTTTCACGCCAAAAAACACTACCGCTATATCCCCTCGAGGCCAAACGGAATGGACTACATACATTTTCCGGGTCCTTATTGAGGCACGCCTCGACGAACTCTTTGAAGGGCTTCGAGTAACTGCCGGTCAGTTGCGGGGGGTTGTTCTTCGGTATGAGGAACAGCACTCTCATGGGGTGCAGCTCCGAGTTGGGCGGTTCACCCTTGGCCAGTTCTATGGCGGTGATGCCCAGGGACCAGATGTCCGCTTTGCTGTCGTAGCACGATTGTTTGATCACTTCTGGCGCCATCCAGAACGGCGTGCCGACGAATGTGTTTCGTTTGCTTGTCGTGTTTGTTAATTGGCCTGCTACACCtgaaattgtaataacaaaagataaattatattatttacatcttCATCAAATTCAATTACTAATTCTGAAACAACAGCGCTCAAGTTTTGATTTCTTTACGTTAGTTTCAG from Colias croceus chromosome 3, ilColCroc2.1 harbors:
- the LOC123706201 gene encoding serine/threonine-protein kinase 25 isoform X3, with product MWGAAVSTPPHYHYVQGPAGPMPQRGPAGPILSGPSVRHLRPQSSYSLPHGSNGPGRWSWSGSNASSFDRRQLKVPPQPARPAPHRPSHNRHAANKVDPELIFTKQEKIGKGSFGEVFKGVDNRTQQVVAIKIIDLEEAEDEIEDIQQEIMVLSQCDSPYVTKYYGSYLKGTKLWIIMEYLGGGSALDLMKAGSFEEMHIAVILREVLRGLDYLHSERKLHRDIKAANVLLSEMGDVKLADFGVAGQLTNTTSKRNTFVGTPFWMAPEVIKQSCYDSKADIWSLGITAIELAKGEPPNSELHPMRVLFLIPKNNPPQLTGSYSKPFKEFVEACLNKDPENRPTAKELLKFQFIRKAKKNSYLMDLIDRYKKWKSQRSEESETESENSDSEDMSRGDSEADEPWIMTVRGAGGARALHSHAHSHANSHANSHANSHSHANSHVHDDEKRRVHDDEKRRVHDDPPPPSPTSPTGAAPKQNGALIRDEPPAERPLNNNTQDKQPSRQSPIVSTPVEQRSTKERDRERDRERERERDRDREREERKERTEREHAANRDSGVYNKPASPLDHRGSNNEENKVRRHAYLQQLIYPLLNELSRKHGPGSAPAIEELRRAFELAERSAPHLTRAFVQQVVQRVATQSHQPAQPAHNSHHWMR
- the LOC123706201 gene encoding serine/threonine-protein kinase 26 isoform X4, which gives rise to MACEKVDPELIFTKQEKIGKGSFGEVFKGVDNRTQQVVAIKIIDLEEAEDEIEDIQQEIMVLSQCDSPYVTKYYGSYLKGTKLWIIMEYLGGGSALDLMKAGSFEEMHIAVILREVLRGLDYLHSERKLHRDIKAANVLLSEMGDVKLADFGVAGQLTNTTSKRNTFVGTPFWMAPEVIKQSCYDSKADIWSLGITAIELAKGEPPNSELHPMRVLFLIPKNNPPQLTGSYSKPFKEFVEACLNKDPENRPTAKELLKFQFIRKAKKNSYLMDLIDRYKKWKSQRSEESETESENSDSEDMSRGDSEADEPWIMTVRGAGGARALHSHAHSHANSHANSHANSHSHANSHVHDDEKRRVHDDEKRRVHDDPPPPSPTSPTGAAPKQNGALIRDEPPAERPLNNNTQDKQPSRQSPIVSTPVEQRSTKERDRERDRERERERDRDREREERKERTEREHAANRDSGVYNKPASPLDHRGSNNEENKVRRHAYLQQLIYPLLNELSRKHGPGSAPAIEELRRAFELAERSAPHLTRAFVQQVVQRVATQSHQPAQPAHNSHHWMRDM
- the LOC123706201 gene encoding serine/threonine-protein kinase 26 isoform X5; translated protein: MACEVDPELIFTKQEKIGKGSFGEVFKGVDNRTQQVVAIKIIDLEEAEDEIEDIQQEIMVLSQCDSPYVTKYYGSYLKGTKLWIIMEYLGGGSALDLMKAGSFEEMHIAVILREVLRGLDYLHSERKLHRDIKAANVLLSEMGDVKLADFGVAGQLTNTTSKRNTFVGTPFWMAPEVIKQSCYDSKADIWSLGITAIELAKGEPPNSELHPMRVLFLIPKNNPPQLTGSYSKPFKEFVEACLNKDPENRPTAKELLKFQFIRKAKKNSYLMDLIDRYKKWKSQRSEESETESENSDSEDMSRGDSEADEPWIMTVRGAGGARALHSHAHSHANSHANSHANSHSHANSHVHDDEKRRVHDDEKRRVHDDPPPPSPTSPTGAAPKQNGALIRDEPPAERPLNNNTQDKQPSRQSPIVSTPVEQRSTKERDRERDRERERERDRDREREERKERTEREHAANRDSGVYNKPASPLDHRGSNNEENKVRRHAYLQQLIYPLLNELSRKHGPGSAPAIEELRRAFELAERSAPHLTRAFVQQVVQRVATQSHQPAQPAHNSHHWMRDM
- the LOC123706201 gene encoding serine/threonine-protein kinase 3 isoform X2 yields the protein MWGAAVSTPPHYHYVQGPAGPMPQRGPAGPILSGPSVRHLRPQSSYSLPHGSNGPGRWSWSGSNASSFDRRQLKVPPQPARPAPHRPSHNRHAANVDPELIFTKQEKIGKGSFGEVFKGVDNRTQQVVAIKIIDLEEAEDEIEDIQQEIMVLSQCDSPYVTKYYGSYLKGTKLWIIMEYLGGGSALDLMKAGSFEEMHIAVILREVLRGLDYLHSERKLHRDIKAANVLLSEMGDVKLADFGVAGQLTNTTSKRNTFVGTPFWMAPEVIKQSCYDSKADIWSLGITAIELAKGEPPNSELHPMRVLFLIPKNNPPQLTGSYSKPFKEFVEACLNKDPENRPTAKELLKFQFIRKAKKNSYLMDLIDRYKKWKSQRSEESETESENSDSEDMSRGDSEADEPWIMTVRGAGGARALHSHAHSHANSHANSHANSHSHANSHVHDDEKRRVHDDEKRRVHDDPPPPSPTSPTGAAPKQNGALIRDEPPAERPLNNNTQDKQPSRQSPIVSTPVEQRSTKERDRERDRERERERDRDREREERKERTEREHAANRDSGVYNKPASPLDHRGSNNEENKVRRHAYLQQLIYPLLNELSRKHGPGSAPAIEELRRAFELAERSAPHLTRAFVQQVVQRVATQSHQPAQPAHNSHHWMRDM
- the LOC123706201 gene encoding serine/threonine-protein kinase 25 isoform X1 produces the protein MWGAAVSTPPHYHYVQGPAGPMPQRGPAGPILSGPSVRHLRPQSSYSLPHGSNGPGRWSWSGSNASSFDRRQLKVPPQPARPAPHRPSHNRHAANKVDPELIFTKQEKIGKGSFGEVFKGVDNRTQQVVAIKIIDLEEAEDEIEDIQQEIMVLSQCDSPYVTKYYGSYLKGTKLWIIMEYLGGGSALDLMKAGSFEEMHIAVILREVLRGLDYLHSERKLHRDIKAANVLLSEMGDVKLADFGVAGQLTNTTSKRNTFVGTPFWMAPEVIKQSCYDSKADIWSLGITAIELAKGEPPNSELHPMRVLFLIPKNNPPQLTGSYSKPFKEFVEACLNKDPENRPTAKELLKFQFIRKAKKNSYLMDLIDRYKKWKSQRSEESETESENSDSEDMSRGDSEADEPWIMTVRGAGGARALHSHAHSHANSHANSHANSHSHANSHVHDDEKRRVHDDEKRRVHDDPPPPSPTSPTGAAPKQNGALIRDEPPAERPLNNNTQDKQPSRQSPIVSTPVEQRSTKERDRERDRERERERDRDREREERKERTEREHAANRDSGVYNKPASPLDHRGSNNEENKVRRHAYLQQLIYPLLNELSRKHGPGSAPAIEELRRAFELAERSAPHLTRAFVQQVVQRVATQSHQPAQPAHNSHHWMRDM